One Pseudodesulfovibrio cashew DNA window includes the following coding sequences:
- a CDS encoding cytochrome c3 family protein yields the protein MKKAFIMSLLCVCLTAVLAFAQSELVSSIDAPDDDLEINVIKGNSKRDLGVVFNHSSHEGIDCFTCHHKNTVKDEPESCANCHTDTAPDAQGPKSYFRAMHVKNPGRTSCLSCHEEEFSGDKDMTGCANSSCHPEGLY from the coding sequence ATGAAAAAAGCATTCATCATGTCCCTGCTGTGTGTTTGTCTTACCGCAGTGTTGGCCTTTGCCCAGTCAGAACTGGTGTCGTCCATCGATGCTCCTGACGATGACCTTGAGATCAATGTCATCAAGGGAAACAGCAAGCGTGACCTGGGAGTGGTCTTCAACCATTCCAGTCATGAAGGTATCGATTGCTTCACCTGTCACCATAAAAACACGGTCAAGGACGAACCCGAGTCCTGCGCGAACTGTCACACCGACACCGCGCCCGACGCCCAGGGTCCCAAGTCCTACTTCCGTGCGATGCATGTGAAGAACCCGGGACGGACCTCCTGTCTCTCCTGCCATGAGGAAGAATTCTCTGGCGACAAGGACATGACGGGTTGTGCAAACTCCTCCTGCCACCCTGAAGGTTTGTACTAG
- a CDS encoding 4Fe-4S dicluster domain-containing protein, with protein MNGKSFFVDLTLCTACRGCQVACKQWKNLPAEKTRNVGSHQNPQDLSFQTIRLVRFNEDRDAEGKLQWYFFPEQCRHCLEPPCKYIGNMYCNEGIKQDADTGAVVMNSRTAGIGAKVTSEELCPYNVPRMDEKSGEWFKCDMCLDRVQVGRLPACVQSCPTGTMNFGNREDMLALAEKRLAEVKKTNPDAYLADPESVRVIYLCAAPPESYNGNLLASADGSKLAKKALAKGGVNRRELLVGRFASKAKA; from the coding sequence ATGAACGGCAAAAGCTTTTTTGTTGATTTGACCCTTTGTACCGCGTGCCGTGGTTGCCAGGTTGCCTGTAAGCAGTGGAAGAACCTCCCTGCTGAAAAAACCCGCAATGTCGGCTCCCACCAGAACCCGCAGGACTTGTCCTTTCAGACCATCCGTCTTGTCCGTTTCAACGAAGACCGTGATGCCGAAGGCAAGCTGCAGTGGTACTTCTTCCCGGAGCAGTGCCGTCACTGCCTTGAGCCTCCCTGCAAGTACATTGGAAACATGTACTGCAATGAAGGCATCAAGCAGGACGCCGACACCGGGGCCGTTGTCATGAACAGCCGCACGGCAGGCATTGGCGCGAAAGTGACCAGTGAAGAGCTGTGCCCGTACAACGTGCCTCGCATGGACGAAAAAAGCGGAGAATGGTTCAAGTGCGACATGTGCCTGGACCGTGTGCAAGTCGGCCGTCTGCCCGCCTGTGTTCAGAGTTGCCCCACCGGCACCATGAACTTCGGCAACCGTGAGGACATGCTCGCGCTTGCGGAAAAACGCCTGGCGGAAGTCAAGAAGACCAACCCTGATGCCTACCTGGCAGACCCCGAGTCTGTTCGAGTCATCTACTTGTGCGCCGCTCCGCCGGAAAGCTATAACGGCAACCTGCTCGCATCAGCCGATGGCAGCAAGCTGGCGAAAAAGGCTTTGGCCAAGGGAGGCGTCAACCGCCGCGAGTTGCTCGTCGGCCGTTTCGCTTCCAAGGCAAAAGCGTAA
- the fdnG gene encoding formate dehydrogenase-N subunit alpha: protein MKLNRRDFVKLSSATALSVAFSGLGAGCKKSAVAKIAQMKPEWSKETTSVCAYCSVGCGLVVTTSLETKRAINVEGNPDHPINEGSLCAKGASSIQMTENKLRTGKCLYRAPYSGEWEEKSWDWCKKRIAKLAKESRDKSFQEKNDKGQVVNRNMGVASLGSAALDNEECYAMHAFMRAQGIVYLEHQARIUHSATVAALGESFGRGAMTNHWNDLQNSDCILIMGSNAAENHPISFKWALKAQAKGGKIIHVDPRYTRTSARSDKYYALRSGSDIAVLGGMIKFIIDNKRYFLDYMRDYTNASFIVGKDYGFEDGLFSGFDPKTASYDKSKWAFENDANGVPKMDKSLQHPRCVFQIVKKHYERYTLDKVSRMSGISPEELTELYELYSATGTAKKAGTIMYAMGWTQHSVGVQNIRAMAMIQLLLGNIGIAGGGVNALRGECNVQGSTDYALLYHILPGYIATPLAGLDTLDQYNKKFAPVTKDPMSANWWQNYPKYSASLIKAMYSDDDPKDAYSYLPKLENHKASEYSWIPLIDRMYNGGFTGAWIWGMNPACSSSDSVKTRKAIAQLDWMVNVNVFDCETSSFWKGPGMDPSKVKTETFFIPCATAIEKEGSVSNSGRWMQWRYAGPEPKDGVLTDGHYFHELWEEMVELYEKEGGAYPEPITRLSFENMCVKNDHGHMEFSAQQTARLINGWFTKDTVIKGKEFKKGQQVPSFAYLQDDGSTTSGNWLYCNSVSDTENKAERHNAAQTPLQEKIGLFPNWTWCWPVNRRILYNRASVDLQGKPWNPERTVIEWNGKKWEGDVPDGGWAPGTKHPFIMRKHGFGQLFGPGRADGPLPEYYEPLECPVKEHPFSSTLHNPTAVQIKGEEKAVCDPRYPFVGTTYRLTEHWQTGSMTRWCDWLVEAEPQMFVEISPQLAELRGIKNGEKVTIESVRGSLWAIAMVTERIQPYKIDGNDVHMVGMPWHYGWVMPVDGGDSANIVTPNVGDPNTGIPEYKAFMVNLRKWKEGDK from the coding sequence ATGAAACTTAATCGCCGTGACTTTGTGAAGCTGTCTTCAGCAACCGCTCTTAGCGTGGCCTTTTCCGGCCTCGGTGCGGGATGCAAGAAATCAGCGGTCGCAAAGATTGCCCAAATGAAACCCGAATGGAGCAAGGAAACGACTTCTGTCTGTGCCTACTGCTCTGTTGGTTGCGGGTTGGTAGTCACTACTTCTTTGGAGACCAAAAGAGCCATCAACGTGGAAGGTAACCCCGACCACCCCATCAACGAAGGCTCTCTCTGTGCAAAGGGCGCAAGCTCCATCCAGATGACCGAAAACAAGCTGCGTACCGGCAAGTGCCTGTACCGCGCCCCCTACTCCGGAGAATGGGAAGAAAAAAGCTGGGACTGGTGCAAAAAACGCATCGCCAAGCTTGCAAAAGAATCCCGTGATAAATCCTTCCAGGAAAAGAACGACAAAGGTCAGGTTGTCAACCGCAACATGGGCGTAGCCTCCCTCGGCTCCGCAGCGCTGGACAACGAAGAGTGTTACGCAATGCACGCATTCATGCGTGCCCAGGGAATCGTATACCTCGAACATCAGGCTCGTATCTGACACAGCGCAACTGTTGCGGCTCTGGGAGAGTCGTTCGGACGCGGTGCGATGACCAACCACTGGAATGATTTACAGAACAGTGATTGTATTTTGATTATGGGCAGCAATGCTGCCGAAAACCATCCCATTTCCTTCAAATGGGCATTGAAAGCGCAAGCCAAGGGCGGAAAGATCATCCATGTTGATCCGCGGTACACTCGTACGTCCGCACGTTCCGACAAGTACTATGCGCTTCGTTCCGGCTCTGATATCGCCGTTCTCGGCGGTATGATTAAGTTTATTATCGATAATAAGCGCTATTTCCTCGATTACATGCGTGATTACACCAACGCGTCTTTCATCGTTGGCAAGGATTACGGATTCGAGGATGGCCTCTTCTCCGGGTTTGATCCGAAGACTGCCTCTTATGACAAGTCAAAGTGGGCATTCGAAAACGACGCCAACGGCGTCCCCAAGATGGACAAATCCCTGCAACACCCGCGTTGCGTCTTCCAGATCGTGAAGAAGCACTACGAACGGTATACGCTGGACAAGGTCTCAAGAATGTCGGGTATCTCTCCCGAAGAACTGACCGAACTCTACGAGTTGTATTCCGCGACGGGTACTGCGAAAAAAGCAGGCACCATCATGTATGCGATGGGCTGGACTCAGCACTCCGTAGGCGTGCAGAACATCCGCGCCATGGCCATGATCCAGCTCCTGCTCGGCAACATCGGCATCGCCGGCGGCGGCGTCAACGCGCTGCGCGGCGAGTGCAACGTTCAGGGCTCCACCGACTACGCCCTCCTCTACCACATCCTCCCGGGATACATCGCGACCCCCCTTGCCGGACTGGACACGCTTGACCAGTACAACAAGAAGTTCGCGCCCGTGACCAAGGACCCGATGAGTGCGAACTGGTGGCAGAACTATCCCAAGTACTCGGCCAGCCTGATCAAGGCCATGTACTCCGATGACGATCCGAAGGACGCCTACAGCTACCTGCCCAAGTTGGAAAACCACAAGGCAAGCGAGTACTCCTGGATTCCGCTCATTGATCGCATGTACAATGGCGGATTCACCGGCGCATGGATCTGGGGAATGAACCCTGCATGTTCCAGCTCCGACTCCGTGAAAACCCGCAAGGCCATTGCCCAGCTCGACTGGATGGTGAACGTCAACGTCTTTGACTGCGAAACCTCCAGCTTCTGGAAAGGTCCCGGAATGGACCCGAGCAAGGTCAAGACCGAAACCTTCTTCATTCCTTGCGCCACCGCAATCGAAAAGGAAGGCTCGGTTTCCAACTCCGGCCGCTGGATGCAGTGGCGCTATGCCGGTCCGGAACCCAAAGACGGCGTGCTCACCGACGGCCACTACTTCCACGAACTGTGGGAAGAGATGGTCGAACTGTATGAGAAAGAAGGCGGAGCCTACCCCGAACCGATCACCCGCCTGAGCTTTGAAAATATGTGTGTGAAGAATGACCATGGTCACATGGAGTTCAGCGCACAGCAGACTGCAAGGCTCATCAACGGCTGGTTCACCAAGGACACTGTGATCAAGGGCAAGGAGTTCAAGAAGGGACAGCAGGTCCCGAGCTTTGCCTACCTCCAGGACGACGGCTCCACCACATCCGGCAACTGGCTCTACTGCAACTCCGTGAGTGACACGGAGAACAAGGCCGAACGCCACAACGCCGCTCAGACTCCTCTGCAGGAGAAGATCGGCTTGTTCCCGAACTGGACCTGGTGCTGGCCCGTCAACCGACGCATCCTCTACAACAGGGCATCCGTCGATTTACAGGGCAAGCCCTGGAACCCGGAACGAACCGTTATCGAATGGAACGGCAAGAAATGGGAAGGCGACGTTCCCGACGGCGGCTGGGCTCCCGGCACCAAGCATCCGTTCATCATGCGCAAGCACGGCTTCGGCCAGCTCTTTGGCCCCGGCCGCGCTGATGGACCGCTGCCCGAGTACTACGAGCCCTTGGAATGTCCCGTCAAAGAACATCCCTTCTCGAGCACGCTCCACAACCCGACTGCGGTTCAGATCAAGGGAGAAGAGAAGGCTGTTTGCGATCCGCGCTACCCGTTCGTCGGTACCACCTACCGCCTGACCGAGCACTGGCAGACAGGGTCCATGACCCGCTGGTGCGACTGGCTGGTGGAAGCCGAACCGCAGATGTTTGTCGAGATCAGCCCGCAACTGGCTGAACTTCGCGGCATCAAGAACGGTGAAAAAGTCACCATCGAAAGCGTCCGTGGTTCCCTATGGGCAATCGCAATGGTCACCGAACGCATCCAGCCGTACAAGATCGACGGCAATGACGTTCATATGGTGGGCATGCCCTGGCACTACGGCTGGGTAATGCCTGTCGACGGTGGCGACTCCGCAAACATTGTAACACCCAACGTTGGCGATCCGAACACCGGTATTCCCGAATACAAGGCGTTCATGGTCAACCTGCGCAAGTGGAAGGAAGGGGATAAATAA
- a CDS encoding ABC1 kinase family protein, which produces MTSRDETPKGRLARGIAYGGTAARIGGNYLKYTARKPFIAAEDRDEARRSMSEKCAEDLFAGLCRLKGTALKIAQMLSLELDIFPPEIRRELEKSYTDVPPMNRSLARKVLSTAYGEQPEKVFASFDSTAFAAASLGQVHRAMSFDRKPLALKIQYPAIRRTIWDDIRLLRGLLKPFAGNKALEPAIHEIQNRLIEETDYLAEAANIRFFHDNLCLEDVRMPQVHEDLCTESVLCMSFLEGQALNHWLATGPSQEARDSVAQDLNNIFLHSFYELNCIHADPNPGNYLIGEDLTIGLVDFGCIKRFTPDFVRQYQRLPKIIMQGSKEKYFEALREMEMVNGDLDRKTEEAIHECAYTFGKWLGRMFEEEYFDFNAHPAYIKEGKEAIRSMFKYRKYFIMNPDILFLDRTRYGLMRIFEQLKCRISLHNQYEC; this is translated from the coding sequence ATGACGTCACGCGATGAAACGCCCAAGGGACGCCTCGCCCGGGGAATCGCATACGGCGGCACGGCCGCGCGCATAGGTGGGAACTACCTCAAGTACACCGCAAGGAAACCATTTATTGCGGCGGAGGACAGGGACGAAGCGCGGCGATCAATGTCAGAAAAGTGCGCGGAGGATCTGTTCGCGGGTTTGTGCCGCCTCAAGGGAACGGCCCTCAAGATCGCCCAGATGCTGAGCCTGGAACTGGACATCTTCCCGCCGGAGATAAGGCGGGAACTGGAGAAGTCCTACACGGACGTCCCACCCATGAACCGGTCCCTGGCCCGCAAGGTCCTATCCACCGCGTATGGTGAGCAACCCGAGAAGGTGTTCGCCTCGTTCGACTCCACGGCCTTTGCCGCAGCAAGCCTCGGACAGGTCCACCGGGCCATGAGCTTTGACCGCAAACCGCTTGCTCTGAAGATTCAATACCCTGCCATTCGCCGAACGATTTGGGATGACATCCGACTCTTGCGCGGATTGTTGAAGCCCTTTGCCGGCAACAAGGCCTTGGAACCGGCCATACATGAAATCCAAAACCGGCTCATCGAGGAAACCGACTACCTGGCAGAGGCCGCGAACATCCGCTTCTTCCACGACAATCTGTGCCTGGAAGACGTCAGAATGCCGCAGGTCCACGAAGACCTCTGCACAGAGAGCGTCCTATGTATGTCTTTTCTGGAGGGACAGGCACTGAACCACTGGCTTGCAACTGGCCCATCTCAAGAGGCCCGTGATTCGGTGGCCCAAGATCTCAACAACATCTTTCTGCACAGTTTCTATGAACTGAATTGCATCCATGCCGATCCAAACCCGGGGAACTACCTCATTGGTGAAGATCTGACCATCGGCCTGGTTGATTTTGGCTGCATAAAACGTTTCACACCCGATTTCGTCCGGCAGTACCAGCGGCTGCCCAAGATTATCATGCAGGGATCCAAGGAAAAATATTTCGAAGCCCTGAGAGAGATGGAAATGGTCAACGGGGACCTCGACCGAAAGACGGAAGAGGCCATCCACGAATGCGCCTACACCTTCGGCAAGTGGCTTGGGCGCATGTTCGAAGAAGAGTACTTCGACTTCAATGCCCACCCCGCATATATCAAGGAAGGCAAAGAGGCTATCCGCTCCATGTTCAAGTACCGCAAGTATTTCATCATGAACCCCGATATCCTCTTCCTCGATCGAACCCGATACGGCCTCATGCGCATTTTCGAGCAGCTTAAATGCCGGATTTCACTACATAATCAATACGAATGCTAA
- a CDS encoding TetR/AcrR family transcriptional regulator: MKIGVKQKAENRRAILDAAVDLMIEKGYRSMTMRAVARKAGIGDATIYNYFPTKESLIHGYYSEALDTAERSMAKVEDYDQFDLRERLQLLMETILEGYLGDREFVDETFSSVFFRPIPVDKGMRAIRSRFLDIVKEQFEAAVESGELPDLMLKELVYHCIWDYFVAVTLYWLRDDSEQFTNTTVFIDKSLDLGYTMLKAGVLDKITSLASFMFKSHILSRVEMIMEERDTFNRLKDEFMSHDVTR, encoded by the coding sequence ATGAAGATCGGGGTAAAACAAAAAGCTGAAAACAGACGGGCCATTTTGGACGCCGCCGTGGATTTGATGATTGAGAAGGGGTATCGATCCATGACCATGCGGGCCGTGGCCCGAAAGGCAGGGATAGGGGATGCGACCATATACAACTACTTCCCCACCAAGGAATCCTTGATACACGGGTATTACTCGGAGGCCCTGGACACAGCGGAGAGGTCGATGGCAAAGGTGGAAGACTACGATCAGTTTGACCTTCGCGAACGCCTCCAGTTGCTGATGGAGACCATTCTGGAAGGCTATCTCGGTGATCGGGAATTCGTTGACGAGACCTTTTCCTCTGTCTTTTTCCGTCCAATCCCTGTGGACAAGGGGATGCGGGCCATCCGCTCGCGCTTTCTGGATATCGTAAAGGAGCAATTCGAAGCAGCGGTCGAATCCGGTGAGCTGCCTGACCTGATGCTCAAGGAACTGGTCTATCACTGCATCTGGGACTATTTCGTGGCTGTGACGCTATATTGGCTCAGGGACGATTCCGAGCAATTCACGAACACGACCGTGTTCATCGATAAAAGTCTCGACCTGGGCTACACCATGCTCAAGGCTGGAGTACTGGACAAGATCACCAGTCTGGCTTCGTTCATGTTCAAGTCCCACATCCTGAGTCGGGTCGAAATGATCATGGAAGAGCGGGACACATTCAATCGCCTTAAAGACGAGTTCATGAGCCATGACGTCACGCGATGA
- a CDS encoding dimethyl sulfoxide reductase anchor subunit family protein: protein MQSMEFPLVVFTVLSQAAIGLTMMRAVRTVSGTPDTDARKEWLMIAGLMALGLLGSLFHLGHPTGAPRALVHLGTAWLSREVLFAGLFMGVAAIAVLSAGVAAKSAPAWIGAALGLGLISSAGMTYAPPALPALNNALPAAFFLTSAVILGAGFGGWFASPERQPLMARIFTSALVVGLVLYLIAPCVWASGGTVMRMTGEAWFASGFYWAHIGILAACLAVIWKTKSIPVWLPFLALAGELIGRAGFFADTLHTAINMGGLY from the coding sequence ATGCAGTCCATGGAATTCCCACTTGTCGTTTTCACCGTCCTGTCCCAGGCCGCCATCGGCCTGACCATGATGCGCGCCGTGCGCACCGTGTCCGGCACCCCGGACACCGACGCCAGGAAGGAGTGGCTCATGATCGCCGGGCTTATGGCCCTTGGCCTGCTCGGTTCCCTGTTTCACCTCGGCCATCCGACAGGCGCTCCCAGGGCGCTGGTGCATCTTGGTACCGCCTGGCTCAGCCGCGAGGTGCTCTTCGCGGGCCTCTTCATGGGCGTGGCCGCCATCGCCGTGCTCTCTGCCGGAGTCGCCGCCAAATCCGCCCCGGCCTGGATCGGCGCGGCCCTTGGCCTCGGCCTGATCTCCTCCGCAGGCATGACCTATGCGCCCCCGGCACTGCCCGCGCTGAACAACGCCCTGCCCGCCGCCTTCTTCCTGACCTCCGCCGTCATCCTCGGTGCCGGGTTCGGGGGGTGGTTCGCCAGCCCGGAACGGCAGCCTCTCATGGCCCGCATCTTCACCAGTGCGCTCGTGGTCGGCCTCGTCCTCTATCTGATCGCGCCCTGCGTCTGGGCCTCCGGCGGGACAGTCATGCGCATGACCGGTGAAGCCTGGTTCGCTTCAGGCTTCTACTGGGCGCACATCGGCATCCTGGCGGCCTGCCTGGCCGTCATCTGGAAGACGAAGAGCATCCCCGTTTGGCTCCCGTTCCTTGCCCTCGCCGGCGAACTGATCGGCCGTGCCGGATTCTTTGCCGACACGCTCCACACGGCGATCAACATGGGCGGGTTGTATTAG
- a CDS encoding 4Fe-4S dicluster domain-containing protein has protein sequence MKKQYAFLVDTELCIGCFTCAMACRNYYHQVEGVVWRQVYPLSEEIYPHRERAFLSLSCNHCENPECLNVCPVNAYTKREEDGVVVHHQEKCIGCGNCIRSCPYGAPKYNPEEKRAEKCSLCHERLDADLKPACVQACPTKALQLIDLATKQQTNQIQYPAGYPKMERLNPSTRFILPKMPKMVRR, from the coding sequence ATGAAAAAACAATACGCGTTTTTGGTTGATACCGAGCTGTGCATCGGCTGCTTCACCTGCGCCATGGCCTGCCGGAACTACTATCACCAGGTGGAAGGCGTTGTTTGGCGACAGGTCTACCCCCTGTCCGAGGAAATCTATCCGCACCGTGAGCGTGCGTTCCTTTCCCTGTCCTGCAATCACTGCGAAAACCCGGAATGTCTCAACGTATGCCCGGTCAACGCCTACACCAAGCGTGAAGAGGACGGCGTGGTCGTCCATCACCAGGAGAAATGCATCGGCTGCGGCAACTGCATCCGATCCTGTCCCTACGGTGCACCCAAGTACAACCCCGAGGAGAAGCGGGCCGAGAAATGCAGCCTCTGCCATGAACGGCTCGACGCGGACCTGAAACCGGCCTGTGTGCAGGCCTGCCCCACCAAGGCCCTGCAATTGATCGATCTGGCGACCAAGCAGCAGACGAACCAGATCCAATACCCGGCGGGATATCCCAAAATGGAGCGGCTCAATCCGTCTACCCGCTTCATCCTGCCCAAAATGCCGAAGATGGTGAGGAGGTAG
- a CDS encoding molybdopterin-dependent oxidoreductase yields the protein MASKKQTLSRRRFLKGMTAAGAAAMLPCRLLVPGTAQAAAFNPDEFQVFRNACPRNCYDTCSIKSYVKDGVLQFVEGAPESTFTDGGLCVKGYSYTRRPYSPDRVKYPMVQDGRRTGKWRRVSWDEAMDMIAKKILELKKQDGSLLGLGMTKYSGNFGITNYGVEGLMSSLGYTTRFVGTPCWPAGIDAQNYDMGNMWCNDPEDMVKARYVIVWGANPAWCSVHTMKFIQEAKRRGAKVVVIDPVFTQTAAKGDVYWQPKTASDGALALGMARHILDKGLVNKDFVESHAHGFNEFADYLRKNVTVEWAAEQSGIPAQEIREVAEEFATADPATIWIGYGMQRHTNGGASVRSIDALVAMTGNIGKEGGGARYGHLQTWGFNYNAFIQKQPEGSVGFVGAAAKGEFDLTADQKTNYSDRTVNINKTAQAILDTKDPAIRMLWVSCKNPFGQDFDRPKLQKAFDTLEMVVTVDQFFNETVANSDIVLPVTTLFEEWTVNASYWHYWLSINEQAIKPLHEAKSNLEIGAALSKKMNELSPGSCTLPTEIDGKEWMAKEFNQGIHDLFGINDWTDLQKGPAKAKLASSASWHDMKFGTPSGKYEFRSDLCAEHGHKALPEFKEGRKSYDKFRLLTPHTKFGIHSQFVNLDWMKEYNKEPFVYMHPKAAAGKGITDLDMVRVFNKVGEQKARVKLTDNVAEDCLLIYEAWFGRGSDFNVQNLVDDESADMGAYKAGAPGVAIHDQFADIERA from the coding sequence ATGGCTAGTAAAAAACAGACCCTGAGCAGGCGGCGGTTTCTGAAAGGCATGACGGCGGCCGGTGCGGCCGCCATGCTGCCCTGTCGGCTGCTGGTACCCGGCACCGCCCAGGCGGCTGCGTTCAACCCGGACGAATTCCAGGTGTTCCGCAACGCCTGCCCCCGAAACTGTTACGACACCTGTAGCATCAAGAGCTACGTCAAGGACGGCGTCCTCCAGTTCGTCGAGGGCGCGCCCGAATCGACGTTCACCGACGGCGGCCTGTGCGTGAAGGGGTATTCCTACACCCGCCGCCCCTACAGCCCGGACCGCGTCAAATATCCCATGGTCCAGGACGGCCGCCGCACAGGCAAGTGGCGCCGCGTTTCCTGGGATGAAGCCATGGACATGATCGCCAAGAAAATCCTGGAACTCAAGAAACAGGACGGCAGTCTGCTTGGTCTTGGCATGACAAAGTATTCCGGCAACTTCGGCATCACCAACTACGGAGTCGAGGGGTTGATGTCCTCTCTGGGATACACCACCCGTTTCGTGGGCACGCCCTGCTGGCCCGCCGGCATTGATGCCCAGAACTACGACATGGGCAACATGTGGTGCAACGATCCCGAAGACATGGTCAAGGCCCGATACGTCATCGTCTGGGGCGCGAACCCCGCCTGGTGCTCCGTGCACACCATGAAGTTCATCCAGGAGGCCAAACGCCGAGGGGCCAAGGTCGTGGTCATCGACCCGGTCTTTACCCAGACGGCAGCCAAGGGCGATGTATACTGGCAGCCCAAGACCGCCAGTGACGGCGCGCTGGCCCTCGGCATGGCGCGGCACATCCTGGACAAGGGATTGGTCAACAAGGACTTCGTCGAGAGCCATGCCCATGGCTTCAACGAATTCGCCGACTATCTGCGAAAAAACGTTACCGTCGAATGGGCCGCCGAGCAGAGCGGCATCCCGGCGCAGGAGATCAGGGAAGTGGCCGAGGAGTTCGCCACCGCCGATCCGGCCACCATCTGGATCGGCTACGGCATGCAGCGCCACACCAACGGAGGCGCGTCCGTCCGCTCCATCGACGCCCTGGTCGCCATGACCGGCAACATCGGCAAGGAAGGCGGCGGCGCCCGCTATGGCCACCTGCAAACCTGGGGCTTCAACTACAACGCCTTCATCCAGAAGCAGCCGGAAGGGTCGGTGGGCTTTGTCGGCGCAGCGGCCAAGGGCGAATTCGACCTGACTGCCGACCAGAAGACGAACTACTCCGACCGGACCGTCAACATCAACAAGACAGCCCAGGCCATTCTGGACACCAAGGACCCGGCCATCCGGATGTTGTGGGTCTCCTGCAAGAACCCGTTCGGGCAGGATTTCGACCGGCCGAAACTGCAAAAGGCGTTCGACACGCTGGAGATGGTCGTCACCGTGGACCAGTTCTTCAACGAGACCGTGGCCAACTCGGACATCGTCCTGCCGGTCACCACCCTGTTCGAGGAATGGACCGTGAACGCCTCGTATTGGCACTACTGGCTGAGCATAAACGAGCAGGCCATCAAGCCCCTGCACGAGGCCAAATCCAACCTCGAGATCGGAGCAGCGCTATCCAAGAAGATGAACGAGCTCTCCCCCGGCTCCTGCACATTGCCCACCGAAATCGACGGCAAGGAATGGATGGCCAAGGAATTCAACCAGGGAATCCACGATCTCTTCGGCATCAACGACTGGACCGACCTGCAAAAAGGTCCGGCCAAGGCCAAGCTCGCGTCCTCCGCTTCCTGGCACGATATGAAATTCGGCACCCCATCCGGCAAGTACGAGTTCAGGTCGGACCTGTGCGCCGAGCATGGCCACAAGGCGCTGCCGGAATTCAAGGAAGGCCGGAAGAGCTACGACAAGTTCCGCCTGCTCACGCCCCACACCAAGTTCGGCATCCATTCCCAGTTCGTCAACCTTGACTGGATGAAGGAATACAACAAGGAGCCGTTCGTCTACATGCATCCCAAGGCCGCGGCCGGGAAGGGCATCACCGACCTCGACATGGTCCGCGTCTTCAACAAGGTGGGCGAGCAGAAGGCCCGGGTCAAGCTGACCGACAATGTGGCCGAGGACTGCCTGCTCATCTACGAGGCCTGGTTCGGCAGGGGCTCGGACTTCAACGTCCAGAACCTTGTTGACGACGAATCCGCCGACATGGGCGCGTACAAGGCCGGCGCCCCCGGCGTGGCCATCCATGACCAGTTCGCCGACATCGAAAGGGCCTAA
- a CDS encoding molecular chaperone TorD family protein yields the protein MDNVIFSEQASALRDFFASVDAEDLRTASAGISRHFNLPMTGETDWREVEYDFNRLFVGPAAIPAPPYASAYAEKPQLMGKATLEVREAYRALGLEVPDMNATPDDHLAFELDAVTALGCEKDADEAVERLKAWFIGEHMNGWIPCFAAAVQEQSGVSEPVMLAVEALTRWLKSAQAEAGLIKS from the coding sequence ATGGATAACGTAATTTTTTCCGAACAAGCGTCCGCGCTGCGGGACTTTTTCGCATCCGTCGATGCCGAAGACCTGCGCACGGCATCAGCCGGCATCAGTCGGCATTTCAACCTGCCCATGACCGGAGAAACGGATTGGCGCGAAGTCGAATACGACTTCAACCGTCTGTTTGTCGGTCCTGCCGCCATCCCGGCTCCACCCTATGCCTCTGCTTATGCGGAGAAACCCCAGCTCATGGGAAAAGCAACCCTTGAGGTGCGGGAGGCGTATCGCGCCCTCGGCCTCGAAGTTCCCGACATGAACGCCACGCCTGACGACCATCTCGCCTTCGAGTTGGACGCCGTCACGGCTCTCGGCTGCGAGAAAGACGCGGACGAAGCAGTCGAGCGACTCAAGGCCTGGTTCATCGGCGAGCACATGAACGGCTGGATTCCATGCTTCGCCGCCGCAGTGCAGGAACAGTCCGGCGTCAGCGAGCCGGTGATGTTGGCGGTGGAGGCCCTGACCAGGTGGCTCAAGTCGGCACAGGCTGAAGCCGGACTCATTAAATCGTAG